A portion of the Leptospira congkakensis genome contains these proteins:
- a CDS encoding FixH family protein, translating to MMFKELHPSLRTAMYVVLFSFTALVAATFYTIRLTYKHFEPVMDKNYYEVGLNYEKAIEIQKEFLKQGYLIKTNWDNQTLIPMGESEISIQLEKDGMITNAKSMVVYLERNATTKNTVHYNLQPNANGFSGKIPLSEKGTWNLRLVANIDGKSFEREGQIAVR from the coding sequence ATGATGTTTAAAGAATTACACCCCAGCTTAAGAACTGCCATGTATGTGGTTCTATTTAGTTTTACTGCACTAGTGGCTGCCACTTTTTACACCATTCGCCTTACCTACAAACATTTTGAGCCAGTAATGGATAAAAACTATTACGAAGTTGGTCTCAACTATGAAAAAGCTATCGAAATTCAAAAAGAATTTCTGAAACAAGGTTACCTGATAAAAACGAACTGGGACAACCAAACTCTCATCCCAATGGGTGAATCAGAAATTTCGATCCAATTAGAAAAAGACGGAATGATTACAAATGCCAAGTCTATGGTCGTATATTTAGAACGAAATGCGACAACAAAGAATACAGTACATTATAATTTGCAACCAAACGCAAATGGGTTCAGCGGGAAAATCCCTCTTTCAGAAAAGGGAACTTGGAATTTGCGACTTGTTGCAAATATTGATGGTAAATCCTTTGAAAGGGAAGGACAGATAGCCGTTCGATGA
- a CDS encoding c-type cytochrome: MKEPKEVDGIFQADNPMPTWWKLVWLISIIVSIGYVAYFHWYSEWPQEVAFEKEVAEHEAQFPAKQAVVVDTEDGSNPYRDDAVAIKEGEGTYKQICSACHGPTAEGAVGPSLVDKDWIHGNTDKEVFNNIMKGIGPERQKLNRGGMPAWEGLGAEKVYAVMAWLATKNSSLVKAK; encoded by the coding sequence ATGAAAGAACCAAAAGAAGTAGACGGAATCTTCCAAGCCGACAACCCCATGCCCACTTGGTGGAAATTAGTTTGGCTCATCAGTATCATTGTTTCCATCGGTTACGTTGCATACTTTCACTGGTATTCTGAATGGCCGCAAGAAGTTGCGTTTGAGAAAGAAGTTGCAGAACATGAAGCGCAATTCCCTGCCAAACAAGCAGTTGTTGTGGACACAGAAGATGGATCTAACCCTTATCGAGATGATGCAGTTGCGATCAAAGAAGGCGAAGGAACTTACAAACAAATTTGTTCCGCTTGCCACGGACCAACTGCAGAAGGTGCGGTAGGACCAAGTCTTGTAGACAAAGATTGGATACATGGGAACACTGATAAAGAAGTGTTTAACAATATCATGAAAGGCATTGGCCCTGAAAGACAAAAACTCAACCGAGGGGGAATGCCTGCTTGGGAAGGTTTAGGTGCTGAAAAAGTTTATGCTGTTATGGCATGGCTTGCAACTAAAAACAGTAGTTTGGTAAAGGCTAAGTAA
- a CDS encoding cbb3-type cytochrome c oxidase subunit 3 — protein MNDADILLVYKSLRLPILVIAISYITYYVYKKRAKDEMEKPKYRMLEED, from the coding sequence ATGAACGATGCAGATATTCTACTCGTTTATAAAAGTTTGAGATTGCCGATCCTCGTGATCGCAATCTCCTACATCACCTACTACGTTTATAAAAAACGTGCGAAAGACGAAATGGAGAAACCCAAGTATAGAATGCTTGAGGAGGATTAA
- the ccoN gene encoding cytochrome-c oxidase, cbb3-type subunit I, whose translation MATEKTQYDDFIVKGFIISALVWGVASMTFGVIIAFQLVYPQLNFELPWTSFGRLRPLHTNAAIFGFALSVIFATAYHTVQRLCRTRMWNDTLSKIHLALYNLTIVLAAITLPLGYSQSKEYAELEWPIDLLLVVWYVIFFANYLMTVIKRKEEQMYVAIWFYIASFVTVPLLFIVNNIVIPAGFLKSYSVYAGVFDANIQWWYGHNAVAFVLTTPFLGLMYYYLPKHIKQPIYSHRLSIIHFWSLIFIYIWAGPHHLLYSPIPEWLQTTGMVFSIMLWMPSWGGMLNGFLTLTQAKDKIKVDATLKMMLAAVTFYGMSTFEGPLLSIRAVSALGHNTDWIIGHVHAGTLGWVGFMSAAALYYLVPRLWNANLYSEKLANTHFWIGTLGILLYIISMWVSGITEGSMWRAVGENGELVYKDWVEIVEFLKPFRLFRAIGGTLYLTGFIIMVYNFIKTIQNKDSGFVEQDLRIGVKS comes from the coding sequence TTGGCTACGGAAAAAACTCAATATGACGATTTTATCGTAAAAGGGTTTATCATTTCAGCGTTAGTCTGGGGCGTTGCATCAATGACATTTGGTGTCATTATTGCCTTCCAACTTGTGTATCCACAGCTGAATTTTGAATTACCTTGGACGAGCTTCGGAAGGTTACGACCTCTACATACCAATGCTGCCATTTTTGGATTTGCATTGAGTGTTATCTTCGCCACAGCCTACCATACGGTGCAAAGATTGTGTCGGACTAGAATGTGGAACGACACTCTTTCCAAAATACACTTAGCATTGTATAACCTAACAATTGTCCTTGCAGCAATTACACTACCACTTGGTTACAGCCAATCAAAAGAATATGCCGAATTAGAATGGCCTATCGACTTGTTGCTCGTTGTATGGTATGTAATTTTCTTTGCAAACTATTTGATGACGGTAATCAAAAGAAAAGAAGAACAAATGTATGTAGCGATTTGGTTCTACATTGCTTCTTTTGTTACGGTTCCACTTCTTTTTATCGTAAACAACATTGTAATCCCTGCAGGATTCTTAAAATCCTACTCGGTATATGCAGGTGTGTTTGATGCCAACATCCAATGGTGGTATGGACACAATGCTGTAGCCTTTGTTCTTACGACTCCATTTTTGGGACTTATGTACTACTACCTCCCAAAACATATCAAACAACCCATTTACTCACACAGACTTTCGATCATACATTTCTGGTCGTTAATCTTTATCTACATTTGGGCTGGTCCTCACCATTTACTATACTCTCCAATTCCAGAATGGTTACAAACAACTGGTATGGTATTCTCCATTATGTTATGGATGCCTTCTTGGGGTGGTATGTTAAACGGATTCCTAACGCTTACTCAAGCTAAGGACAAAATTAAAGTAGATGCTACCCTCAAAATGATGTTAGCTGCCGTCACTTTTTACGGTATGTCAACGTTTGAAGGTCCTCTTCTTTCCATTCGTGCTGTATCTGCTCTTGGACACAACACTGACTGGATCATTGGTCACGTTCACGCTGGAACACTCGGTTGGGTTGGATTTATGTCTGCCGCAGCTTTATATTACCTAGTGCCAAGACTTTGGAATGCCAATCTCTATAGCGAAAAACTTGCTAATACACACTTCTGGATAGGAACTCTCGGTATCCTACTCTACATCATCTCCATGTGGGTATCTGGTATTACTGAAGGATCTATGTGGCGAGCAGTTGGCGAAAACGGCGAACTCGTTTATAAAGACTGGGTAGAAATTGTTGAGTTCTTAAAACCATTCAGACTATTCCGTGCGATCGGGGGAACACTCTATCTAACAGGATTTATCATTATGGTGTATAACTTTATCAAAACCATTCAAAACAAAGATAGTGGGTTTGTAGAACAAGACTTACGTATAGGAGTGAAATCATAA
- the ccoG gene encoding cytochrome c oxidase accessory protein CcoG, producing the protein MIISRPQTGKVRTRRNFVMSFLVGLFLIAPWVVLPDGSPLIRLDIPRRVFHLFGGLFIPQEGLILWFFLLTMGLSLFFFTSVIGRVWCGWGCPQTIYTDLFDRIGRFVLDSKYGKKDASIVGKYTVYFLWILVSFIASFHWIGYFVSPYEMLADYINLSAFTQTHFYFTAFFTASMFIDIGFVREQFCRYACPYARFQTLLMDEHSWNVTYDFKRGEPRRDGKTKIGDCISCNMCVVVCPTGIDIRDGLQVGCVACGKCVDACTSIMARENKKTLIGYFSLKQIETGDKIKWIRPRTVIYAILLTVVITGAAIQLITRIPMSMIAASNKSMPPILIPDNKIRAFVALRIQNIAPIEKEFQLSAFDTRHGKEILIRSGEENNQFKLGSGEIKSISVVLETQSLTEQELNEGYLPGSIVLNNTEDTGERLEKKLSLTLPRR; encoded by the coding sequence ATGATCATTTCAAGACCACAAACAGGTAAAGTAAGAACACGAAGAAACTTTGTTATGAGTTTTCTCGTAGGTTTATTTTTAATAGCTCCTTGGGTGGTGTTACCAGATGGTAGCCCGCTCATTCGGCTGGACATCCCACGTAGGGTGTTTCACTTGTTTGGTGGTCTTTTTATCCCGCAAGAAGGACTCATCTTATGGTTTTTCCTTCTAACGATGGGTCTCTCACTTTTCTTTTTCACCTCCGTCATTGGCCGTGTTTGGTGCGGATGGGGGTGTCCTCAAACAATCTACACCGATCTTTTCGATAGAATTGGTCGGTTTGTTTTAGATTCTAAATATGGGAAAAAGGATGCCTCAATTGTAGGTAAATATACCGTTTATTTTCTCTGGATCCTTGTTTCTTTTATCGCTTCCTTTCATTGGATTGGTTACTTTGTCAGTCCTTATGAAATGTTGGCAGATTATATAAACTTATCTGCTTTTACACAAACGCATTTTTATTTTACTGCATTTTTCACCGCATCGATGTTTATCGACATCGGATTTGTTCGCGAACAGTTCTGTCGTTATGCTTGCCCTTACGCAAGATTCCAAACCCTCCTTATGGATGAACATTCTTGGAATGTTACCTATGATTTCAAACGAGGAGAACCTCGTAGAGATGGAAAAACCAAAATTGGTGATTGTATCTCCTGCAATATGTGTGTGGTTGTTTGCCCTACTGGAATTGATATCCGCGATGGTTTGCAAGTTGGTTGTGTGGCTTGCGGAAAATGTGTGGATGCCTGCACTTCCATCATGGCTAGAGAAAACAAAAAAACATTAATCGGGTATTTTTCTCTGAAACAAATTGAAACAGGCGATAAAATCAAATGGATACGACCAAGAACTGTCATTTATGCGATCTTACTCACAGTTGTGATCACAGGGGCAGCGATCCAACTCATCACAAGGATTCCTATGTCGATGATTGCTGCGTCGAACAAATCCATGCCGCCAATTTTAATCCCCGACAATAAAATAAGAGCCTTTGTTGCTCTACGAATTCAAAACATTGCACCAATTGAAAAAGAATTCCAACTCTCTGCCTTTGATACAAGGCATGGAAAAGAAATCCTAATCCGTTCTGGCGAAGAAAATAACCAATTCAAATTGGGATCAGGCGAAATTAAAAGTATTTCTGTGGTATTAGAGACGCAATCTCTCACAGAACAAGAATTAAACGAAGGTTACCTACCCGGTTCCATTGTATTAAACAATACAGAGGATACAGGCGAACGATTGGAGAAAAAACTCTCCTTAACATTACCAAGGAGGTAA
- a CDS encoding LA_0442/LA_0875 N-terminal domain-containing protein, which produces MKLTITQYFKIATLLVILTGNLSAENILLKKGGTLQGKVVEQDQYKLKIRKEDGTTVVLSKTDILKVVYKDHLTAAEEDKLRKAEEDKERIKREKEEAARLKKEQEDAAKLEKELAAKNANADAEAKRKKEEDAKRAEADRKNLTKGGAAWRSAVLPGWGQWKQDRKVQAIVYPTIIAVGLFFTYDKHRMYLNAKRDYNNLENPYTTNGLFRAAVSQQSAATVSPAEAVVASQLGPFKGQRESVEKHYQDMQYIGIATLLVYFWNIFDAYYFHPTGSGLSYEDTRKEKFFMRSSVDRVGYHPTAIAGDRGIEHRTQLGYEYNF; this is translated from the coding sequence TTGAAACTTACTATTACACAATATTTTAAAATCGCAACACTTTTGGTGATCCTCACGGGCAACCTATCGGCAGAGAACATCCTCCTCAAAAAAGGCGGAACTCTCCAAGGTAAGGTGGTGGAACAAGACCAATATAAGCTAAAAATTCGTAAAGAAGACGGAACCACTGTGGTTCTTAGTAAAACTGACATTCTCAAAGTGGTTTACAAAGACCACCTAACAGCTGCAGAGGAAGACAAACTTCGTAAAGCAGAAGAAGACAAAGAAAGAATCAAAAGAGAAAAAGAAGAAGCAGCTAGACTTAAAAAAGAACAAGAAGATGCTGCAAAATTAGAAAAAGAATTAGCTGCTAAAAATGCTAACGCTGATGCAGAAGCCAAACGCAAAAAAGAAGAAGACGCAAAACGAGCAGAAGCAGACCGCAAGAACCTGACAAAAGGTGGTGCCGCTTGGAGATCTGCTGTCCTTCCTGGTTGGGGCCAATGGAAACAAGATAGAAAGGTTCAGGCAATTGTGTATCCTACTATCATTGCAGTTGGTCTTTTTTTCACATACGACAAACACCGTATGTATTTAAATGCTAAACGCGATTATAATAATTTAGAAAATCCTTATACTACTAATGGTTTGTTCCGTGCAGCGGTTTCACAGCAGTCGGCAGCAACTGTTTCTCCAGCGGAAGCAGTGGTCGCAAGCCAACTAGGTCCCTTCAAAGGCCAAAGAGAATCGGTTGAAAAACATTACCAAGATATGCAATACATTGGTATCGCTACCCTACTCGTGTATTTCTGGAATATTTTTGACGCCTATTACTTCCACCCGACAGGTTCTGGACTCAGTTACGAAGACACTCGAAAAGAAAAATTCTTTATGCGTTCTTCTGTGGATCGTGTTGGTTACCACCCCACTGCCATTGCAGGAGATCGTGGAATCGAACACCGTACACAACTCGGATACGAGTATAATTTCTGA
- the ccoO gene encoding cytochrome-c oxidase, cbb3-type subunit II, producing the protein MLGFNKFLDWFSEIADHWDTKGVKFTLYTTIAVVIGGLFELVPPFFLTKTVTPISTVKPYSALELAGRDTYQKEGCIGCHTQMVRPFKWEVDRFDPTKAYGRTGYSKGGEFVYDHPFLWGSKRTGPDLAHESQMLRSDEWHKNHLINPRTVGGVPNSIMPAYPWLFEKSHTIDVEQVVSNMKALKTIGVPYTEEDFANAPSLLKDKTEGEALVAYLQKLGRDSAELQKGMK; encoded by the coding sequence ATGTTAGGATTTAACAAATTCTTAGATTGGTTTTCTGAAATTGCAGACCATTGGGACACAAAGGGAGTTAAGTTTACTCTATATACAACGATTGCCGTTGTGATTGGTGGACTTTTTGAACTTGTTCCACCGTTTTTTCTAACAAAAACGGTAACTCCAATTTCTACTGTAAAACCATATTCAGCTTTGGAACTTGCAGGTCGCGACACTTACCAAAAAGAAGGATGTATCGGATGCCATACGCAAATGGTTCGACCATTCAAATGGGAAGTAGATCGTTTTGATCCAACTAAAGCTTACGGTAGAACTGGATATTCTAAAGGTGGAGAGTTTGTTTATGACCACCCATTCCTTTGGGGATCAAAACGTACGGGTCCAGACTTAGCTCATGAATCTCAAATGTTGCGTTCTGATGAATGGCATAAAAACCATTTGATCAACCCAAGAACTGTCGGTGGTGTACCAAACTCCATCATGCCAGCTTACCCATGGTTGTTCGAAAAATCACATACGATTGATGTAGAACAAGTTGTATCTAACATGAAAGCTCTTAAAACCATCGGTGTTCCTTACACAGAAGAAGATTTTGCAAATGCACCGTCACTTCTAAAGGATAAAACCGAAGGGGAAGCATTGGTTGCATACCTACAAAAACTAGGTAGAGATTCAGCTGAGTTACAAAAGGGTATGAAGTAA
- a CDS encoding glutamate synthase subunit beta: protein MGKPTGFLEFKKEYLQKIEPKERVKNYKEFEKPFPEAVAKDQGARCMDCGIPFCHGDTGCPVDNLIPEFNDFVYRGRWKEAWENLSKTNNFPEFTGRLCPAPCESACTLGIIEPPVSIKSIERTIIDRAWEEGWVIPQPSSSKSGKKVAVVGSGPAGLAAGQQLARAGHTVTIFEKNDRIGGLLRYGIPDFKMEKRHIDRRVKQMEAEGVTFKTNVNVGVDITAKQLLADFDSVVLACGSESPRDLPVEGRNSKGVHFAMDFLSKNNKQVAGDDIEIINAKDKHVIVIGGGDTGSDCVGTSNRHGAKSVTQIELFPEPPKERDSSTPWPLYPKMLRTSTSHEEGVSRKWAVSTMGFKSNEKGEVTAIYGSEVKEENGKFNPIPGTEFEWPADLVFLAMGFVNPIKEGLIADLQKEGLELDGRGNVKADFGTKSGSFATSVPKVYACGDVRRGQSLIVWAISEGRKCADQVHQYLTLEQET from the coding sequence GTGGGTAAACCAACAGGATTTTTAGAATTTAAAAAAGAATACCTTCAGAAGATTGAACCGAAGGAACGAGTTAAGAACTACAAAGAGTTCGAAAAACCGTTCCCTGAAGCTGTTGCGAAAGACCAAGGCGCTCGTTGTATGGACTGCGGGATTCCTTTTTGCCACGGTGATACAGGTTGTCCTGTGGACAACCTCATCCCAGAGTTTAATGACTTTGTTTACCGAGGTCGCTGGAAAGAAGCTTGGGAAAACCTTTCCAAAACAAATAACTTTCCTGAATTTACGGGAAGGTTATGCCCTGCTCCTTGTGAGTCGGCCTGTACTTTAGGAATCATCGAACCACCGGTTTCTATCAAATCCATTGAAAGAACCATCATTGATCGTGCTTGGGAAGAAGGATGGGTCATCCCACAACCTTCTAGTTCTAAATCGGGAAAAAAAGTTGCCGTAGTTGGATCGGGACCTGCTGGTCTTGCCGCAGGACAACAGTTAGCTCGTGCAGGTCATACTGTAACTATCTTTGAAAAAAATGATCGGATTGGTGGTCTACTCCGTTACGGAATTCCAGACTTTAAAATGGAAAAAAGACATATTGACCGACGTGTCAAACAAATGGAAGCGGAAGGTGTTACTTTCAAAACCAATGTCAATGTTGGTGTCGATATTACAGCAAAGCAACTATTAGCTGATTTTGATTCAGTAGTTCTCGCCTGTGGATCTGAATCCCCAAGAGATTTACCTGTAGAAGGAAGAAATAGCAAAGGGGTTCACTTTGCTATGGACTTTTTGTCCAAAAACAACAAACAAGTTGCAGGTGACGATATTGAAATCATTAATGCGAAAGACAAACATGTCATCGTCATTGGTGGTGGAGATACTGGATCCGATTGTGTAGGAACTTCCAATCGACATGGTGCCAAATCTGTCACTCAAATTGAACTTTTCCCAGAGCCCCCAAAAGAAAGAGACTCCTCTACTCCTTGGCCGCTTTATCCAAAAATGCTTCGCACATCCACCTCACATGAAGAAGGTGTTAGTCGTAAATGGGCTGTTTCCACTATGGGTTTTAAATCCAATGAAAAAGGGGAAGTCACTGCCATCTACGGATCCGAAGTAAAAGAAGAAAACGGAAAATTCAATCCCATTCCTGGAACTGAGTTTGAATGGCCGGCCGATTTGGTTTTTCTTGCTATGGGATTTGTAAACCCCATCAAAGAAGGACTCATCGCTGATTTGCAAAAAGAAGGTTTGGAACTAGACGGTCGTGGGAATGTAAAAGCAGATTTTGGAACAAAATCAGGATCTTTTGCAACTTCTGTACCGAAAGTGTACGCTTGTGGAGACGTAAGACGGGGGCAATCCCTCATTGTTTGGGCCATTTCCGAAGGAAGGAAGTGTGCTGACCAAGTCCACCAGTATCTTACTTTGGAGCAAGAAACCTAA